From the genome of Streptacidiphilus rugosus AM-16, one region includes:
- a CDS encoding ABC transporter permease → MSIAVPAPSAALRETWFMTQRQFMAFLRQPAYLIITLIQPVIWLFLFGGLFRKVVEIPGFGSGSYLDYLVPGVIVMSAVSSNMWAGMGTLEEIERGTLNRFLITPVHRSAIMNANVLMQALTTAFQSVVIVLLGWVGGAHYPGGAVGLLVLVVAASVLGMVFGAFSNALGMLVRERESIIGINSFLLLPLTFLSSSFMATALMPHWMQVVARFNPVNWALETGRAAMAAHADWWSVLSHGSWLLMLAVGAIWLSMRTFRSYQKSV, encoded by the coding sequence ATGAGCATCGCCGTCCCCGCGCCCTCCGCGGCGCTCCGCGAGACCTGGTTCATGACGCAGCGCCAGTTCATGGCGTTCCTGCGGCAGCCCGCGTACCTGATCATCACGCTGATCCAGCCGGTGATCTGGCTCTTCCTGTTCGGCGGGCTCTTCCGCAAGGTCGTCGAGATCCCCGGCTTCGGCTCCGGCAGCTACCTCGACTACCTGGTCCCCGGCGTGATCGTGATGAGCGCGGTCTCCTCGAACATGTGGGCCGGCATGGGCACCCTGGAGGAGATCGAGCGCGGCACGCTCAACCGCTTCCTGATCACGCCGGTGCACCGCAGCGCGATCATGAACGCGAACGTGCTGATGCAGGCGCTGACCACGGCCTTCCAGTCGGTCGTCATCGTGCTGCTCGGCTGGGTCGGCGGCGCGCACTATCCCGGCGGGGCGGTCGGGCTGCTGGTCCTGGTGGTGGCCGCGTCGGTGCTGGGCATGGTCTTCGGCGCCTTCTCCAACGCACTGGGCATGCTGGTGCGGGAGCGGGAGTCGATCATCGGTATCAACTCCTTCCTGCTGCTGCCGCTGACCTTCCTCTCCTCGTCCTTCATGGCCACCGCCCTGATGCCGCACTGGATGCAGGTCGTGGCCCGGTTCAACCCGGTCAACTGGGCGTTGGAGACGGGCCGGGCGGCGATGGCCGCGCACGCCGACTGGTGGTCCGTGCTCAGCCACGGCAGTTGGCTGCTGATGCTGGCGGTGGGCGCGATCTGGCTCTCCATGCGGACCTTCCGCTCGTACCAGAAGTCGGTCTGA
- a CDS encoding DEAD/DEAH box helicase — MTDPSTTSQDEENLSPSERYAAAKRRAREESSSLHAFRQLYDFPLDPFQIEACQALEGGEGVLVAAPTGSGKTIVGEFAVHLALAEGRKCFYTTPIKALSNQKFQDLVKRYGADKVGLLTGDNTVNSDAPVVVMTTEVLRNMLYASSSTLNGLGYVVMDEVHYLADRFRGAVWEEVIIHLPESVTLVSLSATVSNAEEFGDWLDTVRGGTKVIVSEHRPVPLWQHVLAGHRMYDLFTSRVAEERASGRKRDGGAGRGGEADVNPELVRLARAEQDRRGYGRDRFEKRGRGRSMSNGRPGRAWTPSRVEVIDRLDAEGLLPAITFIFSRAGCEAAVQQCLLAGLRLNSDAERAEVRQLVEARTSNIPAEDLHVLGYFEWLDALERGIAAHHAGMLPTFKEVVEELFQRGLCKAVFATETLALGINMPARSVVMEKLVKWNGETHADVTPGEYTQLTGRAGRRGIDVEGHAVVLWQPGLDPAALAGLAGTRTYPLRSSFKPSYNMAVNLVAQFGRHTARELLETSFAQFQADRSVVGIARQVQRNEEGLAGYREAVTCHLGDFDAYMGLRRALKDRETLLAREGAAQRRASAADSLEKLRPGDVIHVPTGRFAGLALVLDPGLPPVSRHGTRQDWTDGPRPVVLTAERQVKRLAMIDFPVPVEPIERLRIPKSFNPRSPQSRRDLASALRSKAGHIDPARVRKGRAAAADDPEIARLRTELRQHPCHGCDEREDHARWAERYDRLKRDTEQLERRMRSRTHTIARTFDRVCALLADLDYLEGDSVTDHGRRLGRLYGDLDLLASECLREGVWDGLSPAELAACASALVYESRRGDDEGGAVKLPEGKAREALGEMIRLWGHLDALEEQHKLSTMENWGQREPDLGFAWTAFRWASGDPLDKVLREADMPAGDFVRWTRQLIDVLGQIGNAAPDDGAVRTAARKAVDGVRRGIIAYSSVG, encoded by the coding sequence GTGACCGACCCGTCCACGACCTCGCAGGACGAGGAGAACCTCAGCCCCTCCGAGCGCTACGCCGCGGCCAAGCGCCGGGCCAGGGAGGAGTCGAGTTCCCTCCACGCCTTCCGGCAGCTGTACGACTTCCCGCTGGACCCGTTCCAGATCGAGGCGTGCCAGGCGCTGGAGGGCGGCGAGGGAGTCCTCGTCGCGGCCCCGACCGGTTCCGGCAAGACGATCGTCGGCGAGTTCGCGGTGCACCTCGCGCTCGCCGAGGGCCGCAAGTGCTTCTACACCACGCCGATCAAGGCGCTGTCGAACCAGAAGTTCCAGGACCTGGTCAAGCGCTACGGCGCGGACAAGGTCGGCCTGCTGACCGGTGACAACACCGTCAACAGCGACGCCCCCGTGGTCGTGATGACGACCGAGGTCCTGCGGAACATGCTCTACGCGAGCTCCAGCACCCTGAACGGCCTCGGCTACGTGGTCATGGACGAGGTGCACTACCTCGCCGACCGCTTCCGCGGCGCGGTCTGGGAGGAGGTCATCATCCACCTCCCCGAGTCGGTCACCCTGGTCTCGCTCTCGGCCACGGTCTCCAACGCCGAGGAGTTCGGCGACTGGCTGGACACCGTACGCGGCGGCACCAAGGTCATCGTCTCCGAGCACCGCCCGGTTCCGCTCTGGCAGCACGTGCTGGCCGGGCACCGGATGTACGACCTGTTCACCTCGCGGGTGGCCGAGGAGCGCGCCTCGGGGCGCAAGCGGGACGGCGGCGCAGGGCGCGGGGGAGAGGCGGACGTCAACCCGGAGCTGGTCCGGCTGGCCCGCGCGGAGCAGGACCGCCGCGGCTACGGCAGGGACCGGTTCGAGAAGCGCGGCCGCGGCCGCTCGATGTCCAACGGCCGCCCGGGCCGCGCCTGGACGCCGAGCCGGGTCGAGGTCATCGACCGGCTCGACGCCGAGGGCCTGCTGCCGGCGATCACCTTCATCTTCAGCCGGGCCGGCTGCGAGGCCGCCGTGCAGCAGTGCCTGCTCGCCGGTCTGCGGCTGAACAGCGACGCCGAGCGCGCCGAGGTGCGGCAGCTGGTCGAGGCCCGCACCTCGAACATCCCGGCCGAGGACCTGCACGTGCTGGGGTACTTCGAGTGGCTGGACGCGCTGGAGCGCGGCATCGCCGCACACCACGCCGGCATGCTGCCGACCTTCAAGGAGGTCGTCGAGGAGCTGTTCCAGCGCGGCCTGTGCAAGGCCGTCTTCGCGACGGAGACCCTGGCGCTCGGGATCAACATGCCGGCCCGCTCGGTCGTCATGGAGAAGCTGGTCAAGTGGAACGGGGAGACCCACGCCGACGTCACGCCGGGCGAGTACACCCAGCTGACCGGGCGGGCCGGCCGGCGCGGGATCGACGTCGAGGGCCACGCCGTGGTGCTGTGGCAGCCGGGTCTGGACCCGGCCGCGCTGGCGGGCCTGGCGGGGACGCGCACCTATCCGCTGCGGTCCTCGTTCAAGCCCTCCTACAACATGGCGGTCAACCTGGTCGCCCAGTTCGGCCGGCACACCGCGCGCGAGCTGCTGGAGACCTCCTTCGCCCAGTTCCAGGCGGACCGCAGCGTCGTCGGCATCGCCCGTCAGGTGCAGCGCAACGAGGAGGGCCTGGCCGGCTACCGCGAGGCGGTCACCTGCCACCTCGGCGACTTCGACGCGTACATGGGCCTGCGTCGCGCGCTGAAGGACCGCGAGACGCTGCTGGCCCGCGAGGGCGCCGCCCAGCGCCGGGCCAGCGCGGCCGACTCGCTGGAGAAGCTGCGCCCCGGCGACGTCATCCACGTCCCGACCGGCCGCTTCGCCGGGCTGGCGCTGGTGCTGGACCCCGGCCTGCCCCCGGTCAGCCGGCACGGCACCCGGCAGGACTGGACCGACGGCCCGCGCCCGGTGGTGCTCACCGCCGAGCGGCAGGTCAAGCGGCTCGCGATGATCGACTTCCCGGTCCCGGTGGAGCCGATCGAGCGGCTGCGCATCCCCAAGAGCTTCAACCCGCGCAGCCCGCAGTCGCGCCGTGACCTGGCCTCGGCGCTGCGCAGCAAGGCCGGGCACATCGACCCCGCCCGGGTCCGCAAGGGCCGCGCCGCGGCCGCCGACGACCCGGAGATCGCCCGGCTGCGCACGGAGCTCCGGCAGCACCCCTGCCACGGCTGCGACGAGCGTGAGGACCACGCCCGCTGGGCCGAGCGCTACGACCGGCTCAAGCGCGACACCGAGCAGCTGGAGCGCCGGATGCGCTCCCGCACGCACACCATCGCCCGCACCTTCGACCGGGTCTGCGCCCTGCTGGCCGATCTGGACTACCTGGAGGGCGACAGCGTCACCGACCACGGCCGCCGTCTGGGCCGGCTCTACGGGGACCTGGACCTGCTGGCCTCGGAGTGCCTGCGCGAGGGCGTCTGGGACGGCCTCTCCCCGGCGGAGCTCGCGGCCTGCGCCTCGGCGCTGGTCTACGAGTCGCGGCGCGGCGACGACGAGGGCGGCGCGGTGAAGCTGCCCGAGGGCAAGGCCCGTGAGGCGCTGGGCGAGATGATCAGACTCTGGGGTCACCTGGACGCGCTGGAGGAGCAGCACAAGCTCTCCACCATGGAGAACTGGGGCCAGCGCGAGCCCGACCTCGGCTTCGCCTGGACGGCGTTCCGCTGGGCATCCGGCGATCCGCTCGACAAGGTGCTGCGCGAGGCGGACATGCCGGCCGGCGACTTCGTCCGCTGGACCCGTCAGCTGATCGACGTGCTCGGCCAGATCGGCAACGCGGCGCCGGACGACGGCGCGGTGCGCACCGCGGCCCGCAAGGCGGTCGACGGGGTCCGCCGCGGCATCATCGCCTACTCCTCGGTGGGGTGA
- a CDS encoding PadR family transcriptional regulator, with amino-acid sequence MASKAGGARRKLSNPLALAVLSLCDERPRHPYEMSQVLRQRGKQGSIKINFGSLYTVVQNLERHGFIEAAGTERDGRRPERTVYGLTDAGRAELHDWLSELLSVPVKEYPQFEAGLSLAGSFPPEEVVALLRKRLLALDESVSAQATVLEECVAVLPRVFLIEAEYALAMQRAERAWLAGLIKEMETETLSGIAAWREYHATGRPPQEWTDLEAKAADLPRPQY; translated from the coding sequence GTGGCGAGCAAGGCCGGTGGCGCCAGGCGCAAGCTGAGCAATCCGCTTGCCCTGGCCGTGCTCTCGCTCTGCGACGAGCGTCCGCGACATCCCTACGAGATGTCACAGGTGCTGCGCCAGCGTGGCAAGCAGGGCAGCATCAAGATCAATTTTGGTTCGCTCTACACCGTCGTCCAGAACCTGGAACGGCACGGCTTCATCGAGGCCGCGGGCACCGAGCGCGACGGCCGCAGGCCCGAGCGCACGGTCTACGGCCTCACCGACGCCGGGCGCGCCGAGTTGCACGACTGGCTGTCGGAGCTGCTCAGCGTCCCGGTCAAGGAGTATCCGCAGTTCGAGGCCGGCCTCTCGCTGGCGGGCAGTTTCCCGCCGGAGGAGGTCGTCGCGCTGCTGCGGAAGCGGCTGCTGGCGCTGGACGAGAGCGTGTCGGCGCAGGCCACCGTCCTGGAGGAGTGCGTCGCCGTGCTCCCTCGGGTCTTCCTGATCGAGGCCGAGTACGCCCTGGCCATGCAGCGCGCCGAACGCGCGTGGCTGGCCGGGCTGATCAAGGAGATGGAGACGGAGACGCTCAGCGGGATCGCCGCCTGGCGTGAGTACCACGCCACCGGCCGACCGCCGCAGGAGTGGACGGATCTCGAGGCGAAGGCGGCGGACCTGCCGCGGCCGCAGTACTGA
- a CDS encoding TetR/AcrR family transcriptional regulator, with translation MPHAPFSARTRYHHGDLANALGREAVGLAREGGPEAVVLREAARRAGVSAAAAYRHFSSHEDLLRVAKERGHELLAEALDAALAGAPADPRERLRALGTAYVGFAQAEPGLFRTAFCHGARELAVGPDALGEYRAFQIVASALDALRAAGLMPPERRAGAEFPAWAALHGLAVLAIDGPLAACGPEEFEAVLASTLDLVERGLTH, from the coding sequence GTGCCCCATGCCCCGTTCTCCGCCCGCACCCGCTACCACCACGGCGACCTCGCCAACGCCCTCGGCCGCGAGGCGGTCGGCCTCGCCCGCGAGGGCGGCCCCGAGGCGGTGGTCCTGCGCGAGGCCGCCCGCCGTGCGGGCGTCTCCGCGGCGGCGGCCTACCGGCACTTCTCCTCCCACGAGGACCTGCTGCGCGTCGCGAAGGAACGCGGCCACGAGCTGCTGGCCGAGGCGCTGGACGCGGCGCTGGCCGGCGCGCCCGCGGACCCGCGCGAGCGACTGCGTGCGCTGGGCACGGCCTATGTGGGCTTCGCCCAGGCCGAACCGGGCCTCTTCCGTACCGCGTTCTGCCACGGCGCGCGGGAGCTGGCCGTGGGCCCGGACGCCCTGGGGGAGTACCGGGCCTTCCAGATCGTCGCCTCCGCGCTGGACGCGCTGCGCGCGGCGGGTCTGATGCCGCCGGAGCGCCGCGCCGGCGCGGAGTTCCCCGCGTGGGCCGCGCTGCACGGACTCGCCGTCCTGGCCATCGACGGCCCCCTCGCCGCCTGCGGCCCGGAGGAGTTCGAGGCGGTCCTCGCCTCCACCCTCGACCTCGTCGAACGCGGCCTGACGCACTGA
- a CDS encoding ATP-binding cassette domain-containing protein has translation MNIETRTPSPRAVRDPGAGEGAAVHAVDLVKTYHPKGRGRTAPEGVRALDGLSITVEPGVVFGLLGPNGAGKSTTVKILTTLAAADSGTARVAGFDVAREHAKVRRAIGVVAQRSGADPVATGRDNLLLQGRLYGMGGAQLARRVDELLARFDLTDAGGRQVKTYSGGMLRRLDVAIGLVHRPQVLFLDEPTTGLDPEARTAMWEEIERLAGAEGLTILLTTHYLEEADKLAARLAIVDRGRIVAEGTPDALKGELHGDALAVELARPASDELPLIGALGTVPGLRDIAVDGRRLTARADDGAAAVPAALAALDRIGAGVAAVTVSRPSLDDVYLRYAGRSFAAAENVVQHAAEGASR, from the coding sequence ATGAACATCGAGACCAGGACGCCGTCGCCGCGCGCCGTCCGCGACCCGGGCGCCGGCGAGGGCGCGGCGGTGCACGCCGTCGACCTCGTCAAGACCTATCACCCCAAGGGGCGTGGCAGGACCGCGCCCGAGGGCGTCCGCGCGCTGGACGGGCTCAGCATCACCGTCGAGCCCGGCGTCGTCTTCGGGCTGCTCGGCCCGAACGGCGCGGGCAAGTCCACCACCGTCAAGATCCTGACCACGCTGGCCGCCGCCGACTCCGGCACGGCACGGGTGGCCGGGTTCGACGTGGCCCGCGAGCACGCGAAGGTGCGGCGCGCCATCGGCGTCGTCGCCCAGCGCTCCGGCGCGGACCCGGTGGCCACCGGACGGGACAACCTGCTGCTCCAGGGCCGCCTCTACGGCATGGGCGGCGCACAGTTGGCCCGCAGGGTGGACGAGCTGCTCGCCCGCTTCGACCTCACCGACGCCGGGGGGCGCCAGGTGAAGACGTACTCGGGCGGCATGCTGCGCCGCCTGGACGTGGCGATAGGGCTGGTCCACCGCCCGCAGGTGCTCTTCCTCGACGAGCCGACCACCGGCCTGGACCCGGAGGCCCGCACCGCGATGTGGGAGGAGATCGAGCGGCTGGCCGGGGCGGAGGGCCTGACCATCCTGCTCACCACCCACTACCTGGAGGAGGCCGACAAGCTCGCCGCCCGCCTCGCCATCGTGGACCGCGGCCGGATCGTCGCCGAGGGCACCCCGGACGCGCTCAAGGGCGAACTGCACGGTGACGCCCTGGCGGTGGAGCTGGCCCGGCCGGCGTCGGACGAGCTGCCGCTCATCGGGGCGCTCGGCACGGTTCCCGGCCTCAGGGACATCGCCGTCGACGGCCGCAGGCTCACCGCACGCGCGGACGACGGAGCCGCCGCGGTCCCCGCGGCCCTGGCCGCGCTCGACCGGATCGGCGCGGGCGTCGCCGCCGTCACCGTCTCCCGTCCCTCCCTGGACGACGTCTACCTCCGCTACGCCGGGCGCAGCTTCGCGGCCGCCGAGAACGTCGTTCAGCACGCCGCCGAAGGAGCGTCCCGATGA
- a CDS encoding RrF2 family transcriptional regulator: MKLSGGVEWALHCCVVLTAAGDPVPAARLAALHDVSPSYLAKQMQALSRAGLVHSVQGKTGGYVLTRRPEEVTLLDVVQAVDGASPAFVCTEIRQRGPLGTPPEQCTRQCPVARAMGAADAAWRASLAAVTIADLAASVAGDSGPEALPAVGAWLNAGPGDR; this comes from the coding sequence ATGAAGCTGTCCGGTGGCGTGGAGTGGGCGCTGCACTGCTGTGTGGTGCTGACCGCGGCCGGGGATCCGGTCCCCGCGGCCCGGCTGGCGGCGCTGCACGACGTGTCGCCGAGCTACCTGGCCAAGCAGATGCAGGCGCTGTCGCGCGCGGGCCTGGTGCACTCGGTCCAGGGCAAGACCGGCGGCTACGTCCTCACCAGGAGGCCCGAGGAGGTGACCCTGCTGGACGTGGTGCAGGCCGTCGACGGGGCGAGTCCCGCGTTCGTCTGCACCGAGATCCGGCAGCGCGGACCGCTCGGCACCCCGCCGGAGCAGTGCACGCGGCAGTGCCCCGTCGCCCGGGCGATGGGCGCGGCCGACGCGGCGTGGCGTGCCTCGCTGGCCGCCGTCACGATCGCCGACCTCGCCGCCTCAGTCGCGGGCGACAGCGGCCCCGAGGCGCTGCCCGCGGTCGGCGCCTGGCTGAACGCGGGCCCGGGCGATCGCTAA
- a CDS encoding SDR family oxidoreductase, whose translation MKITVIGTGLIGSQLATELTARGHEVTAASLSSGVDLLTGTGLDTALAGAEAVVNVTNSPTFDEQSIPFFRTTVGHLLAAGERAGVGHQVLLSIVGVDQVPALDYYRGKALQEELLRGGPTPWSIVRATQFFEFMEPTMSWTSDETAVRLPATPVQPIASRDVVAALADVTTGTPLGGILETAGPERFTLDEIGRVTLAARGDHRPVVVDAQAGLFAAVQGDALTPGPNARVAPTRYQDWLAG comes from the coding sequence ATGAAGATCACCGTCATCGGCACCGGACTCATCGGCTCCCAGCTCGCCACCGAGCTCACCGCGCGAGGCCACGAGGTGACCGCCGCGTCGCTGTCCTCCGGCGTCGACCTGCTCACCGGCACCGGCCTCGACACCGCGCTCGCCGGCGCGGAGGCCGTGGTGAACGTGACCAACTCCCCCACCTTCGACGAGCAGTCGATCCCGTTCTTCCGCACCACGGTCGGCCATCTGCTGGCCGCGGGCGAGCGGGCCGGCGTGGGCCACCAGGTGCTTCTCTCCATCGTCGGCGTGGACCAGGTCCCCGCCCTGGACTACTACCGCGGCAAGGCGCTCCAGGAGGAGCTGCTGCGCGGCGGTCCGACGCCGTGGTCGATCGTGCGCGCCACCCAGTTCTTCGAGTTCATGGAGCCGACCATGTCCTGGACCTCCGACGAGACCGCGGTCCGGCTGCCTGCGACGCCGGTCCAGCCGATCGCGAGCCGCGACGTCGTCGCCGCGCTCGCCGACGTGACCACGGGCACGCCGCTCGGCGGGATCCTCGAGACCGCCGGCCCCGAAAGGTTCACCCTCGACGAGATCGGCCGCGTGACGCTGGCCGCGCGCGGCGACCACCGCCCCGTCGTCGTCGACGCCCAGGCCGGCCTCTTCGCCGCGGTCCAGGGCGACGCCCTCACCCCCGGCCCGAACGCCCGCGTCGCACCGACCCGCTACCAGGACTGGCTGGCCGGCTGA
- the tatC gene encoding twin-arginine translocase subunit TatC, producing MSDTQKRPQSKPPKNDDGRMPLAAHLRELRYRLIVSVLALVVATVIGWLIHDWAINQLVSPACHITGVKGYGQKSAACPNGLLVNQGVLSPLSFTFKVSMMIGLIIASPVWSYQLWAFVAPGLYKKEKKYGLGFVTAAVPLFVGGAYLAYLIFPKALGILAGFNPGSFSLAISGADFLDFFIRMVLVFGLSFEIPLLLVALNFLGVISAARLRSWWRAAIFGIFVFSAIATPTGDPLTMTVLAVPICVLYFGAVAVATMRDKAVARRKAKEDPDSMLDPDQASSLDLRPSSLGADDLPIPEPVNATELAAGEPMVYHPDDVT from the coding sequence GTGAGCGACACCCAGAAGAGGCCGCAGTCGAAGCCTCCGAAGAACGACGACGGCCGGATGCCACTCGCGGCGCACCTCCGTGAGCTCCGCTACCGGCTCATCGTCTCGGTGCTGGCCCTCGTCGTGGCCACCGTCATCGGCTGGCTGATCCACGACTGGGCCATCAACCAGCTCGTGTCCCCGGCCTGCCACATCACCGGGGTGAAGGGGTACGGCCAGAAGTCCGCGGCGTGCCCCAACGGCCTGCTGGTGAACCAGGGCGTGCTCTCGCCGCTGTCGTTCACCTTCAAGGTGTCGATGATGATCGGCCTGATCATCGCCAGCCCGGTGTGGAGCTACCAGCTCTGGGCCTTCGTCGCGCCCGGCCTGTACAAGAAGGAGAAGAAGTACGGCCTGGGCTTCGTCACCGCGGCCGTTCCGCTCTTCGTCGGCGGCGCCTACCTCGCGTACCTGATCTTCCCGAAGGCCCTGGGCATCCTGGCGGGCTTCAACCCCGGCAGCTTCTCGCTGGCCATCTCCGGCGCCGACTTCCTGGACTTCTTCATCCGGATGGTGCTGGTCTTCGGGCTCTCCTTCGAGATCCCGCTGCTGCTGGTCGCACTGAACTTCCTCGGCGTGATCAGCGCCGCCCGGCTCCGCAGCTGGTGGCGCGCCGCGATCTTCGGGATCTTCGTCTTCTCGGCCATCGCCACCCCGACCGGCGACCCGCTCACCATGACCGTGCTCGCGGTGCCGATCTGCGTGCTGTACTTCGGCGCCGTCGCCGTGGCGACCATGCGGGACAAGGCCGTGGCCCGTCGCAAGGCGAAGGAGGACCCGGACAGCATGCTGGACCCGGACCAGGCCTCCTCGCTCGACCTGCGGCCGTCCTCGCTGGGCGCGGACGACCTGCCGATCCCGGAGCCGGTCAACGCCACCGAGCTGGCCGCCGGCGAGCCGATGGTCTACCACCCCGACGACGTCACCTGA
- a CDS encoding transglycosylase SLT domain-containing protein → MARSSRAWWLVLPVAGLLVWGVSQGRSTHGSGPAAAGSPSGHGSAPASAPPSPEPSGSGGWYTGSYDPAQFAAQVRERAGQAGVDPQLVMAVLYNEDYKPHDPAFERSWLKLKPTAALGVANMHEATFDEVKQGRSFASRSWLELPDDPDLAIEAEAWYLHELAAQLPAHRAASLTKDQLLALGYNTGPGNMRAFARGVALGPQARQYLETLDANWDKAGKAIAI, encoded by the coding sequence GTGGCGCGTTCCTCCCGGGCCTGGTGGCTGGTCCTTCCGGTGGCGGGGCTGCTGGTCTGGGGGGTCTCCCAGGGCCGGAGCACGCACGGTTCGGGGCCGGCCGCCGCCGGCTCGCCGAGCGGTCACGGTTCCGCCCCGGCCTCGGCGCCGCCGTCCCCCGAGCCGTCCGGCAGCGGCGGCTGGTACACCGGCAGCTACGACCCGGCCCAGTTCGCCGCCCAGGTGCGGGAGCGGGCCGGGCAGGCGGGCGTCGATCCGCAGCTGGTCATGGCGGTGCTCTACAACGAGGACTACAAGCCGCACGATCCTGCGTTCGAGCGGTCCTGGCTCAAGCTCAAGCCGACCGCGGCGCTCGGCGTCGCCAACATGCACGAGGCGACCTTCGACGAGGTGAAGCAGGGCCGGTCGTTCGCCTCGCGCTCCTGGCTGGAGCTTCCCGACGACCCGGACCTCGCGATCGAGGCCGAGGCCTGGTACCTGCACGAGCTGGCCGCGCAGCTGCCCGCGCACCGCGCCGCCTCGCTGACCAAGGACCAGCTGCTGGCTCTCGGCTACAACACCGGTCCCGGCAACATGCGGGCCTTCGCCCGCGGCGTCGCGCTCGGACCGCAGGCGCGGCAGTACCTCGAGACCCTCGACGCGAACTGGGACAAGGCTGGGAAGGCTATCGCGATATAG